In Podospora pseudopauciseta strain CBS 411.78 chromosome 3, whole genome shotgun sequence, one genomic interval encodes:
- a CDS encoding hypothetical protein (EggNog:ENOG503P0WN; COG:C; CAZy:AA7): MVHLPSVGLAVAAASGLLQTVTAAPQASTDSTSTASTTSFLGGLFDFLDVANLTVTHHNGKLYGCKCSPGQLCWPQQWKWNQLNTTVGGNLKLHIPPAASCYNTFTGPLGTVNTYDAAACADVHANWEDEMWTVEKPGAALWTYFTNETCRPTLNPTDSCTLGYYGVYVISATTRNHIKAGIDFARRNNIRLVIRNTGHDFIGRSTGAGSLIINTHSFQDVNWISSYAGPGSYSGPAVTIAAGVQGRSILEQGHAQVPPKVIVTGECPTVGVAGGFIQGGGHGPWTTLKGLSADNVLAFEAITASGHFVTANEAQNSDLFWALKGGGPSAFAVILSVTMKTFDDVSSAGATFYVNNTHIGFDNDAYWNATSIFHKWSNHFVDNGLYVYYELFPFTLRAQPFVAIGKTVAELNAIVAPMLAELTANGISYEWNPKSFPTFFDLYVDLFEAEAAGGSALTGGWLFDHNDVATNNDGIIEAFKTVFSPRPDIFSFIVGHLFNPGYGAPVSNSATHPSWRNATDFVITVLPVPLGASKAVKADYQNVLTNTIDQALRDASGSGATYVNEADPYQPNWQGHFWGSEYPRLKQIRKKWDPLGVFYSIATPGTEDWEVIQDTRLCKKL; the protein is encoded by the exons ATGGTCCACCTTCCTTCTGTTGGGCTGGCCGTTGCTGCCGCCTCTGGCCTTCTCCAGACCGTTACTGCCGCCCCTCAGGCCTCGACCGACAGCACCTCCACCGCGTCGACCACGTCCTTCCTCGGCGGTCTCTTTGACTTCTTGGACGTTGCCAACCTCACCGTCACCCACCACAACGGCAAGCTCTATGGCTGCAAGTGCTCGCCCGGTCAGCTCTGCTGGCCTCAGCAATGGAAGTGGAATCAGTTGAACACCACCGTGGGTGGCAACTTGAAACTTCACATACCCCCTGCTGCGTCGTGTTATAACACCTTCACCGGTCCTTTGGGCACTGTCAACACCTACGATGCTGCCGCCTGCGCTGACGTGCATGCCAATTGGGAGGATGAGATGTGGAC TGTTGAGAAGCCGGGTGCCGCCCTCTGGACATACTTCACCAACGAGACCTGCCGGCCCACTCTCAATCCCACCGACAGCTGCACGCTGGGCTACTATGGCGTTTATGTCATCTCTGCCACCACCCGCAACCACATCAAGGCCGGCATTGACTTTGCTCGCCGCAACAACATCCGCCTAGTCATCCGCAACACCGGCCACGACTTTATCGGCCGCAGCACCGGTGCCGGttccctcatcatcaacacccacaGCTTCCAGGATGTCAACTGGATTTCGTCGTATGCCGGCCCCGGCTCGTACTCTGGTCCTGCCGTGACCATTGCTGCCGGTGTCCAGGGCCGCTCCATCTTGGAGCAGGGCCATGCTCAGGTTCCTCCCAAGGTGATTGTTACTGGCGAATGCCCAAccgttggtgttgctggtggcttCATCCAGGGCGGTGGCCACGGTCCCTGGACTACGCTCAAGGGTCTTTCTGCCGACAATGTTCTCGCCTTTGAGGCCATCACAGCGTCTGGCCACTTTGTCACTGCCAACGAGGCCCAAAACTCTGATCTTTTCTGGGCTCTCAAGGGCGGTGGTCCTTCGGCTTTTGCCGTCATCCTGTCCGTCACCATGAAGACGTTCGACGATGTCTCGTCTGCCGGTGCCACCTTCTatgtcaacaacacccacatTGGTTTTGACAATGACGCTTACTGGAACGCCACCAGCATCTTCCACAAGTGGTCCAATCACTTTGTCGACAATGGGCTCTATGTCTACTATGAgctcttccccttcaccctccgcGCTCAGCCTTTTGTCGCCATTGGAAAGACGGTCGCCGAGCTCAATGCCATTGTTGCCCCCATGCTTGCTGAGCTCACCGCCAACGGGATTTCCTATGAGTGGAACCCCAAGTCCTTCCCGACCTTCTTCGACCTCTATGTCGATCTtttcgaggccgaggctgccGGTGGTTCTGCCCTGACGGGTGGCTGGTTGTTTGATCACAATGACGTTGCCACCAACAACGACGGCATCATTGAGGCTTTCAAGACGGTCTTCTCGCCCCGCCCCGACATCTTCTCCTTCATTGTCGGTCACTTGTTCAACCCCGGCTACGGCGCTCCTGTCAGCAACAGCGCCACCCACCCTTCGTGGCGCAATGCCACCGACTTTGTCATCACTGTCCTGCCCGTCCCTCTGGGTGCCAGCAAGGCGGTCAAGGCCGACTACCAGAACGTCTTGACCAACACCATTGATCAGGCGCTCCGCGACGCCTCGGGCTCTGGGGCCACCTATGTCAACGAGGCTGACCCTTACCAGCCCAACTGGCAGGGCCACTTCTGGGGCTCTGAGTACCCCCGCCTCAAGCAGATCCGCAAAAAGTGGGATCCCTTGGGAGTGTTTTACTCAATTGCCACCCCCGGCACCGAGGACTGGGAGGTTATCCAAGACACCAGACTCTGCAAGAAGCTTTAA
- a CDS encoding hypothetical protein (EggNog:ENOG503NYJ3; COG:S) produces MDRSEVGCQTTLPNGCTMAEAADERTPLLSSTSVSHTTVSHSGASPDGPGIPRDHQGEDDDDVIQPRKDRRRLKKIWTSLKPSTESQILLAGFLITLSFSFTQVPILYAFHLMQCDHYYSTHPPYTGPGDRCNIDEIAAGMATQFSILGMSTTFCGTINLFVAGWTAKKIGPKYALMIQTLVPGIRVSTQILGLMAGGAKGMLMIQCTQIITVIGGPAGYLLIVNIIAGEVVPPLRRTAVFGMLQGCIMLGQGLAGGMMGDIWGISRPFEVAFCAFLLSTLYVAMVVPYIDASTISSAKKARGQGISQLFTPLRVLLPQRILSRNGTVTKHYGLMVLCAGIFLGVLATGYAPLLMQLYATAKFDFKQTENGWLTSGFAFMRGMFLIFAFPRIINRGRCWYMTRHPEAQQHHDHGNGHEETAHLATNPEEFEAPIGSFAEQEPVDAEPVKEDEGTEFDLYFLRISLVVDGVLTMCTAFATERWHIFLAAFLLPLASGSAPAAKGVMTEMCSPSQRADALNALGLVENIARLSTQGLFGFVFAALAEVGKPHLTFFVNAAIAILAYGMLLFSRFPPEGSKIVEDDADEDESS; encoded by the exons atGGACCGCTCTGAGGTTGGCTGCCAAACAACCCTGCCAAACGGGTGCACCATGGCTGAAGCAGCTGATGAGAGAACCCCCCTACTGTCGTCCACCAGCGTCTCTCACACCACTGTTTCTCACTCGGGTGCTTCCCCTGACGGCCCTGGTATTCCCAGAGACCACCAAGgcgaagacgatgatgatgtcatCCAGCCCAGAAAAGATCGCAGGCGGTTAAAAAAGATCTGGACCTCACTCAAACCTTCGACCGAGAGTCAGATTCTTCTTGCTGGCTTTCTCATCACCCTGTCTTTCAGCTTCACCCAAGTCCC AATCCTCTATGCCTTCCACCTCATGCAATGCGATCACTACTACTCCACTCACCCACCCTACACCGGCCCCGGTGACCGCTGCAACATAGATGAGATCGCCGCCGGCATGGCCACGCAGTTTTCCATCTTGGGAATGTCTACCACGTTCTGCGGAACCATCAACTTGTTTGTTGCTGGCTGGACAGCCAAAAAAATTGGCCCAAAGTATGCCTTGATGATTCAGACCCTGGTCCCTGGCATACGAGTGTCGACGCAGATTCTGGGGCTCATGGCTGGAGGAGCAAAGGGAATGTTGATGATCCAGTGCACGCAGATTATCACGGTCATTGGCGGACCTGCTGGGTATCTGTTGATTGTAAACATCATCGCTGGCGAAGTGGTGCCCCCACTGAGAAGGACAGCCGTGTTTGGCATGCTGCAGGGCTGTATCATGCTTGGCCAAGGCCTGG CCGGCGGCATGATGGGTGATATTTGGGGCATCAGCCGGCCTTTCGAAGTAGCCTTTTGCGCGTTTCTTTTGTCAACGCTTTATGTGGCTATGGTGGTGCCATACATTGATGCAAGCACCATCAGCAGTGCAAAGAAAGCTCGAGGCCAGGGCATCTCCCAGTTGTTTACACCCCTGAGAGTGTTGCTGCCACAGCGAATCTTGTCTCGGAACGGGACCGTGACGAAACATTACGGACTGATGGTTCTTTGCGCCGGCATCTTTCTCGGTGTG CTGGCAACAGGATATGCGCCGCTGCTTATGCAGCTCTATGCCACAGCCAAGTTTGACTTCAAACAGACCGAGAATGGCTGGTTGACGTCAGGTTTTGCCTTTATGCGCGGTATGTTTTTAATATTTGCTTTCCcccgcatcatcaacagGGGACGATGTTGGTACATGACACGGCATCCAGAGGCGCAACAGCACCATGACCACGGCAATGGCCATGAAGAAACGGCTCACCTGGCAACCAACCCAGAAGAGTTTGAAGCACCTATCGGATCTTTTGCCGAGCAAGAGCCAGTGGACGCGGAGCCGGtcaaggaggatgaggggacCGAATTCGACCTGTATTTCTTGCGAATCAGCCTTGTGGTGGACGGGGTACTGACTATGTGCACGGCCTTTGCAACCGAGAGGTGGCATATATTTCTTGCTGCGTTTCTGCTCCCGCTGGCATCTGGGTCAGCACCGGCGGCCAAGGGAGTCATGACTGAAATGTGCTCCCCATCTCAACGTGCGGACGCACTAAACGCACTGGGTCTAGTGGAAAACATTGCTCGGCTGTCAACACAGGGCTTGTTCGGCTTTGTATTTGCGGCTCTGGCTGAGGTCGGGAAGCCGCATCTTACCTTTTTTGTCAATGCT GCGATTGCCATTCTCGCATACGGCATGCTGCTGTTTTCCCGCTTCCCTCCAGAGGGGAGCAAGATCGTCGAAGATGATGCGGATGAAGATGAAAGCTCATAG
- a CDS encoding hypothetical protein (COG:S; EggNog:ENOG503NZZ1) produces the protein MADQSNNKQQDETWFLKSQCPVLLPQLDALWLSQEDFSTYLEQTLQRNTKPDVKVENKKSYAAAAAQPTTNAFMDGLLAHITSVNDFHLSDDKMLTENGDVTFRSSNSVLVDLFTELEEVIDSNRLDSILTAAWAEDPLATLKIIFNARSIHLGKSSRISFYRCAGWLAEHHPLTLVSNIHLLSSPVIPKPTSAKKQESEAVEEHLVMVEAETTGEDAPGLDVVTGMSHGYWKDLLNLLALAANGKLNVLASPRDVLNIQCETKPSVRYDQEMAKEQRAKTRDARHHQACTLLQSDAMYRALHLTVSRLFAEQLKKDIALLRDGDNKAKKQISLCSKWAPSTDRFHDKHTFVVSTIAELMYPAPMFSSDIAANRELYLRHAREAYRKDISALRKHLDIVERKLSAKTLDKIKYDRVPSVAMNNYTPIFAAKDETRFMKYLDDVSTGKTQISGATLLPSTLIKAAREASDRSTYSFGSQTKKKRTLKEMKADVVGAATSKVIDGQWKTLVQRIKDSGTLESCIAVCDVSGSMSSPVFQDGTTPMDSSIGLSLLVAEVTKPPFGGAFITFSTDPKVEKVDLSEGLGEKYNKMVRADWGASTDFCAVFSRLILPMAIKNAVKPEDMVKRVFVFSDMHFNSAQYGAGQWSSSFERIQQDFKDAGYEMPELVFWNLAGGRGGYSGSYDIAPKPVAADQVGTALVSGYSQGMLKVFLGGAGFDEIKEEDEEMAVVVTKDGEEVTVEPEAKRRKDPYDQVKQAISHKAYGGLVVLD, from the coding sequence ATGGCAGACCAGAGCAACAATAAGCAGCAAGACGAGACCTGGTTTCTCAAGTCCCAGTGTCCAgttctcctcccccagcttgACGCCCTGTGGCTGTCACAGGAGGATTTTTCCACCTATCTCGAACAGACGCTTCAGCGCAACACCAAACCCGACGTCAAGGTCGAAAACAAGAAGAGCTATGCAGCTGCCGCGGCTCAGCCAACAACAAACGCCTTTATGGATGGCCTTCTAGCCCATATTACCAGCGTCAATGACTTTCACCTGAGCGACGACAAAATGCTTACCGAGAATGGCGATGTCACCTTCCGGTCTTCAAACAGTGTTCTTGTCGATCTGTTCACCGAGCTCGAGGAAGTCATTGATAGCAATCGTCTCGACAGCATTCTCACCGCTGCCTGGGCTGAGGACCCCCTCGCCACCCTCAAGATCATCTTCAACGCCCGGTCGATACATCTCGGCAAGAGCTCGCGCATCTCCTTTTACCGGTGCGCCGGATGGCTGGCTgagcaccaccccctcaccttGGTCAGCAACATCCACTTGCTCAGCAGCCCCGTGATTCCAAAGCCGACGTCGGCCAAGAAGCAAGAGAGCGAAGCGGTCGAAGAGCATCTCGTCATGGTGGAAGCCGAAACGACAGGAGAGGACGCCCCCGGCCTTGATGTCGTCACCGGCATGTCTCATGGCTATTGGAAGGATCTTTTGAACCTCCTCGCTCTTGCCGCCAACGGAAAGCTCAACGTCCTCGCCAGTCCCCGCGACGTTCTCAATATCCAGTGCGAAACGAAACCATCGGTGCGATACGACCAGGAAATGGCCAAAGAACAGCGCGCCAAAACCCGCGATGcccgccaccatcaagcCTGTACACTCTTGCAATCGGATGCCATGTACCGCGCACTTCACTTGACTGTCTCGCGTCTCTTTGCCGAGCAGCTCAAGAAGGACATCGCCCTCCTGAGAGACGGCGacaacaaggccaagaagcaaaTCTCGCTCTGCAGCAAGTGGGCTCCGTCAACAGACCGCTTTCATGACAAGCACACGTTTGTCGTCTCGACCATCGCTGAGCTGATGTATCCTGCACCCATGTTTAGCTCTGACATTGCGGCCAATCGTGAGCTGTACCTTCGTCATGCACGTGAGGCCTATCGAAAGGATATCTCCGCCCTCCGCAAGCACTTGGACATTGTCGAACGCAAGCTGTCGGCCAAAACCCTCGACAAGATAAAGTACGACCGCGTCCCGTCTGTGGCCATGAACAATTACACCCCAATATTTGCAGCCAAGGACGAGACTCGATTCATGAAGTACCTCGACGACGTTTCAACTGGCAAGACCCAGATCAGTGGTGCCACCCTCCTTCCCAGCACTCTCATCAAGGCCGCACGTGAGGCATCAGACCGTTCAACATACTCATTCGGCTCGCaaacgaagaagaagcggaCGCTCAAGGAAATGAAGGCTGATGTCGTGGGTGCTGCCACCTCCAAGGTGATTGACGGCCAGTGGAAGACACTTGTCCAGCGCATCAAAGACTCTGGCACTCTGGAATCCTGCATCGCCGTGTGCGATGTTTCTGGGAGCATGAGCAGTCCTGTCTTCCAAGATGGCACCACCCCCATGGACAGCTCCATTGGCCTTTCGCTCTTGGTGGCTGAAGTCACCAAGCCTCCGTTTGGTGGAGCTTTCATCACCTTCTCCACAGATCCCAAAGTTGAGAAGGTTGACCTCAGTGAGGGTCTGGGTGAGAAATACAACAAGATGGTAAGGGCGGACTGGGGCGCCAGCACAGACTTCTGTGCCGTCTTCAGCCGTCTGATCCTGCCCATGGCCATCAAGAATGCTGTCAAGCCTGAGGACATGGTCAAGCGAGTGTTTGTCTTTAGCGACATGCACTTCAACTCGGCTCAGTACGGTGCCGGTCAGTGGTCTTCGAGCTTCGAGCGGATTCAACAGGATTTCAAGGATGCGGGCTATGAGATGCCCGAGCTGGTGTTTTGGAACCTGGCCGGGGGTCGAGGTGGATATTCCGGCTCATATGACATCGCCCCCAAGCCCGTGGCCGCTGATCAAGTTGGCACAGCTCTTGTCAGCGGGTACTCTCAGGGTATGCTCAAGGTTTTCCTAGGTGGTGCTGGGTTTGACGAAAtcaaggaagaggatgaggagatggccGTGGTTGTGACcaaggacggggaggaggtcacGGTAGAGCCAGAGGCGAAGCGTAGGAAAGATCCATACGACCAGGTCAAGCAGGCCATTTCTCACAAGGCGTACGGCGGGTTGGTTGTGTTGGATTAG
- a CDS encoding hypothetical protein (COG:S; EggNog:ENOG503P227), giving the protein MEDVYQHFGRHSLWDKHDVFKSPTFDVTEIWVDSEGKNKSLIQNRTISSPDVDNWLDEPFCQSLPSLSGTGTRAVRIVWVGQDVVVGGGRSGPSTRILDQLAERWGLRSAMDYARSSFAGVSACPDRDNSTVFTVTYHPKLAVSWSYNITTIGAPRTHAVIFAEGEERAELSRILKSTWGPALATDAMFPALICSLLLAHELDSTLDDIKKVVREVEARTGHHRFTSRRETQPAAGELGQLSAQMSGCAAKLANGARKLKLVEEINHLISHHSSSPPLPAATQRNQTQPPNAASYRFYQTLPFQTETAQQPAGAPTAWVSLLSHRATMQQTELTYTQSRIDIQIRALFHLIAQQDNAIAFDTASATRSIAASSLQDSSSMKMLALVAMFFLPGSFIAALFSTPLFKWDEAAAAESGSTMRVGTRPQFALFWAVTVPITVAVFIMYGVWMWVVKKKDKRRRKKGLQVLV; this is encoded by the coding sequence atGGAGGACGTCTACCAACACTTTGGACGGCACAGTCTTTGGGACAAGCACGATGTCTTCAAGTCCCCCACTTTTGATGTGACTGAAATATGGGTCGACTCGGAGGGCAAAAATAAAAGCCTTATTCAAAATCGAACGATCTCTTCGCCTGACGTCGACAACTGGCTCGACGAACCTTTTTGTCAGTcgctcccctccctttccgGGACAGGCACCCGGGCGGTCCGCATCGTGTGGGTTGGTCaagatgtggtggtgggagggggtcgTTCTGGCCCATCAACCAGAATTCTGGATCAGCTGGCGGAGAGGTGGGGACTGCGGTCTGCAATGGACTATGCTCGCAGCTCCTTTGCTGGTGTCTCCGCATGCCCCGACCGGGATAACTCCACCGTCTTCACCGTCACCTATCACCCAAAGTTGGCAGTCTCATGGTCctacaacatcaccaccatcggaGCCCCTCGAACTCATGCCGTCATCTTTGctgagggggaagagagggCCGAGTTGTCCCGTATTCTCAAGTCAACCTGGGGGCCGGCACTGGCCACCGATGCCATGTTCCCGGCTCTTATTTGCAGCTTACTACTGGCCCACGAGCTAGACAGCACCTTGGACGATATCAAAAAGGTGGTTCGTGAGGTGGAGGCTCGTACGGGACACCACAGATTCACTAGTCGAAGAGAAACACAGCCTGCGGCGGGGGAACTCGGTCAGCTGTCAGCTCAGATGAGCGGGTGCGCTGCCAAGCTGGCAAATGGTGCTCGCAAGCTGAAGCTTGTCGAGGAAATCAACCATCTCATCAGTCACcactcttcctctcctccgctACCTGCAGCAACGCAACGTAATCAGACGCAACCACCGAATGCGGCCTCTTATCGCTTCTATCAAACCCTGCCTTTCCAAACGGAGACGGCACAACAGCCGGCTGGCGCGCCAACAGCATGGGTTTCCCTGCTCTCCCACCGTGCCACCATGCAGCAGACTGAGTTGACGTACACACAATCCCGCATCGACATCCAGATCCGGGCCCTCTTCCACCTGATTGCACAGCAAGACAACGCCATCGCTTTCGACACAGCCTCGGCGACTCGGAGCATCGCTGCTTCCAGCCTTCAGGACTCGAGCAGCATGAAGATGCTGGCTTTGGTAGCTATGTTCTTCCTGCCTGGTAGCTTCATCGCGGCACTATTCAGCACCCCGCTTTTCAAGTGGGATgaagcggcagcggcagagTCAGGGTCTACCATGAGGGTGGGGACAAGACCACAGTTTGCGCTCTTTTGGGCCGTTACTGTTCCCATCACGGTTGCGGTATTCATCATGTACGGGGTATGGATGTgggtggtcaagaagaaagacaagaggagaaggaagaagggTCTGCAGGTACTTGTGTGA